One Novosphingobium sp. EMRT-2 DNA segment encodes these proteins:
- a CDS encoding efflux transporter outer membrane subunit, with protein MTRPLMNVALKVALLLATATPTLAAPVKVDLPQPPTPAGNAPASVLDTPIAPQAGTAQAVHPGAAVEGEWWKAFGSPALDGLVAQALAANNDIQVAQATLKQASELTRVARGGLFPQIDAGYQASRQRVGNVLSSPLPTQTPSLFTLHTAQVNLTYTLDLFGETRSRIRSAQAATRAQQARLAGVKTMVAGNTALAVIQNAALEAQADAARSAVTSNRDILNLLRQRQALGAVGAADVAAQEAALAAAEGALPPLDRALSANRSALQVLLGVAPGFPLPALPSLDALALPADLPLSLPSDLVATRPDVVAAAATMEGAAADVKTAIAARLPSITLGANAGGAALDFASMFASGNPFWALIGSIGAPLFHGGSLRHQQHAAEDALEAAKANYRATALQSFADVSNALTALQTDGAALDAADRGDRSASTSLGFATRQLQLGAVGTLSVLNASATQAAARQQLITARAARLTDTVGLFMALGGGQIPPVKVASQP; from the coding sequence ATGACGCGTCCCCTGATGAACGTCGCGCTCAAGGTGGCGCTGCTGCTCGCGACGGCCACGCCCACGCTGGCCGCTCCGGTCAAGGTCGATCTGCCGCAACCGCCCACACCGGCGGGCAACGCGCCCGCCAGCGTGCTGGACACGCCGATCGCGCCCCAGGCCGGCACCGCCCAGGCGGTCCATCCGGGCGCGGCGGTGGAAGGCGAATGGTGGAAGGCGTTTGGCAGCCCCGCTCTCGACGGCCTCGTCGCGCAGGCGCTTGCCGCCAACAACGATATCCAGGTCGCGCAGGCCACGCTCAAGCAGGCAAGCGAACTGACCCGCGTGGCGCGGGGCGGCCTGTTCCCGCAGATCGACGCGGGCTATCAGGCCTCGCGCCAGCGCGTTGGCAACGTGCTGTCGTCACCCCTGCCGACGCAAACGCCCTCGCTGTTCACGCTGCACACCGCGCAGGTCAACCTGACCTACACGCTCGACCTGTTCGGAGAGACGCGCTCGCGCATCCGCTCCGCGCAGGCGGCCACGCGCGCGCAGCAGGCGCGGCTGGCGGGCGTGAAGACCATGGTCGCGGGCAACACCGCGCTGGCGGTAATCCAGAACGCCGCGCTGGAAGCGCAGGCGGACGCCGCCCGCAGCGCCGTTACCAGCAACCGCGACATCCTGAACCTGCTGCGCCAGCGGCAGGCGCTGGGCGCGGTCGGCGCGGCCGACGTGGCGGCGCAGGAAGCGGCGCTGGCGGCGGCCGAAGGCGCGCTGCCTCCGCTGGACCGCGCGCTCTCCGCCAACCGCAGCGCCTTGCAGGTGCTGCTCGGCGTCGCGCCGGGTTTCCCCCTGCCCGCCCTGCCCTCGCTCGATGCGCTGGCACTGCCGGCAGACCTCCCGCTCAGCCTGCCGTCCGATCTCGTCGCCACCCGGCCCGATGTGGTCGCCGCAGCGGCGACGATGGAAGGCGCGGCGGCAGACGTGAAGACCGCCATCGCCGCGCGCCTGCCTTCGATCACGCTGGGCGCGAACGCCGGCGGCGCGGCGCTGGACTTCGCCAGCATGTTTGCCAGCGGCAACCCGTTCTGGGCGCTGATCGGCTCGATCGGGGCGCCGCTGTTCCACGGCGGCTCACTGCGCCACCAGCAGCACGCGGCGGAAGACGCGCTGGAAGCGGCCAAGGCCAATTACCGCGCCACCGCGCTCCAGTCCTTCGCCGATGTCTCGAACGCGCTCACCGCGCTCCAGACCGATGGCGCGGCGCTGGATGCGGCGGACCGGGGAGACCGCTCGGCCAGCACCAGCCTGGGCTTCGCCACGCGCCAGTTGCAGCTCGGTGCGGTCGGCACGCTGTCGGTGCTCAACGCGTCGGCCACGCAGGCGGCGGCGCGCCAGCAGCTCATCACCGCGCGCGCCGCGCGGCTGACCGACACGGTGGGCCTGTTCATGGCGCTGGGCGGCGGGCAGATCCCACCGGTGAAGGTGGCGAGCCAGCCCTGA
- the rpoH gene encoding RNA polymerase sigma factor RpoH, with the protein MSEQKNALSVPSLNGEASLNRYLAEIRKFPVLTAEQEYMLAKRYQEHQDPQAAAQLVTSHLRLVAKIAMGYRGYGLPVSELISEGNIGLMQGVKKFEPDRGFRLATYAMWWIKASMQEFILRSWSLVKIGTTAAQKKLFFNLRRMKKNLEAFEDSDLHPDDVRKIATDLGVPEQEVVNMNRRMMMGGDASLNVPMREDGEGSWQDWLTDDRPLQDETVADAEEAQFRHEMLVEAMDSLNDRERHILTDRRLIDEPKTLEELSQVYNVSRERVRQIEVRAFEKLQKAMQRIAGERHLLPAG; encoded by the coding sequence GTGAGTGAACAGAAGAACGCGCTGTCCGTCCCCTCGTTGAACGGGGAAGCCAGCCTCAACCGCTATCTGGCGGAAATCCGCAAGTTCCCGGTGCTGACCGCCGAGCAGGAATACATGCTCGCGAAGCGCTATCAGGAACACCAGGATCCGCAGGCCGCCGCCCAGCTCGTCACCAGCCACCTCCGGCTCGTGGCCAAGATCGCGATGGGCTATCGCGGTTATGGCCTGCCGGTTTCGGAACTGATTTCCGAAGGCAACATCGGCCTGATGCAGGGCGTCAAGAAGTTCGAGCCGGATCGCGGCTTCCGCCTGGCCACCTATGCGATGTGGTGGATCAAAGCGTCGATGCAGGAATTCATTCTGCGCTCGTGGAGCCTCGTGAAGATCGGCACCACCGCCGCGCAGAAGAAGCTGTTCTTCAACCTGCGCCGGATGAAGAAGAACCTCGAGGCGTTCGAGGATTCGGACCTCCATCCTGACGACGTGCGCAAGATCGCGACCGATCTCGGCGTGCCCGAGCAGGAAGTGGTCAACATGAACCGCCGGATGATGATGGGTGGCGACGCCAGCCTCAACGTCCCCATGCGCGAGGATGGCGAGGGCAGCTGGCAGGACTGGCTGACCGATGACCGCCCGTTGCAGGACGAGACGGTGGCCGATGCCGAGGAAGCCCAGTTCCGCCACGAAATGCTGGTGGAAGCGATGGACAGCCTCAACGACCGCGAACGCCACATCCTGACGGACCGCCGCCTGATCGACGAGCCGAAGACGCTCGAGGAACTGAGCCAGGTCTATAACGTCAGCCGCGAGCGCGTGCGCCAGATCGAGGTGCGGGCGTTCGAGAAGCTGCAAAAGGCGATGCAGCGGATCGCCGGCGAACGGCATCTGCTGCCGGCCGGCTGA
- a CDS encoding RluA family pseudouridine synthase: MGGSAEVITGIFEAGGLRLDRALADVSGLSRERIKALIEEGGIEVGGRIATQASSKPAAGTPYTIRVPEAAPAEAVAQDIPLAVVYEDADLIVIDKPAGLVVHPAAGNPDGTLVNALLHHCRGQLSGIGGVARPGIVHRIDKDTSGLLVVAKTDAAHEGLARQFADHSITRAYRCVTAGQPLPPAGTIRGAIGRSSHDRKKMALVEEGRGKHAVTHYRTLAPLDEAALVECRLETGRTHQVRVHLASIGHALLGDPVYGRTPSRLRPLLSRLGFRRQALHAAELGFLHPVGGQPLHFASPTPVDMRELIVELCVEGQNAVAMSNL; encoded by the coding sequence ATGGGGGGAAGCGCAGAAGTCATCACGGGCATCTTCGAAGCGGGCGGGCTGCGGCTTGACCGGGCGCTTGCGGACGTATCCGGCCTTTCTCGCGAACGCATAAAGGCGCTGATCGAGGAAGGCGGGATCGAGGTCGGCGGGCGTATTGCTACGCAGGCTTCCTCTAAACCCGCGGCGGGCACGCCTTACACGATCCGCGTGCCGGAAGCCGCGCCGGCGGAAGCGGTGGCGCAGGATATTCCGCTGGCGGTCGTGTACGAAGACGCGGACCTGATCGTGATCGACAAACCGGCCGGTCTGGTGGTTCATCCTGCGGCGGGGAATCCCGATGGTACGCTGGTCAACGCCTTGCTGCACCACTGCCGGGGCCAGCTTTCGGGCATCGGCGGTGTGGCGCGGCCGGGGATCGTCCATCGCATCGACAAGGACACGTCCGGCCTGCTGGTCGTGGCCAAGACCGATGCCGCGCATGAAGGGCTGGCCAGGCAGTTCGCCGATCACTCGATCACGCGCGCCTATCGCTGCGTCACTGCCGGCCAGCCGCTGCCGCCTGCCGGAACGATCCGGGGCGCGATCGGCCGGTCCAGCCACGATCGCAAGAAGATGGCGCTGGTCGAGGAAGGCCGGGGCAAGCACGCGGTGACGCATTACCGCACGCTGGCGCCGCTGGACGAGGCGGCGCTGGTCGAATGCCGGCTGGAGACGGGGCGGACGCACCAGGTGCGCGTTCACCTTGCGTCAATCGGCCATGCGCTATTAGGCGATCCTGTATATGGACGCACGCCCTCCCGGCTTCGGCCGCTTCTTTCCCGGCTTGGTTTCCGCCGTCAGGCATTGCACGCGGCCGAGCTTGGATTCCTCCACCCGGTCGGCGGCCAGCCGCTCCACTTCGCCAGCCCGACGCCCGTCGATATGCGGGAACTGATCGTCGAATTGTGCGTTGAGGGGCAGAATGCCGTGGCTATGTCCAATCTCTAG